One Brassica oleracea var. oleracea cultivar TO1000 chromosome C7, BOL, whole genome shotgun sequence genomic window carries:
- the LOC106305098 gene encoding zinc finger protein STAMENLESS 1 translates to MECERSPSPTSSETGAVLHHRSSSSVSTVTRRMYECTFCKRGFTNAQALGGHMNIHRRDRLNKAAKLQNDDDSALSGSRRCFHVASSDRGGYEQVDSVVLRTTTNLSLRVGSMVTRRENVVVEGDEIDLELRLGL, encoded by the coding sequence ATGGAGTGTGAGAGATCACCGTCGCCCACTTCATCAGAAACCGGAGCCGTTCTTCACCATCGTTCTTCTTCGTCGGTCTCCACCGTGACGAGACGAATGTATGAGTGCACTTTCTGCAAAAGAGGTTTCACGAACGCACAAGCTTTAGGTGGTCACATGAACATCCATCGACGTGACCGTCTCAACAAGGCGGCCAAGCTGCAAAACGACGATGATTCAGCACTCTCCGGTTCTCGAAGATGTTTCCACGTGGCATCTTCCGATCGTGGAGGCTATGAGCAAGTAGACTCCGTCGTCTTGAGGACGACCACAAACTTGAGCTTACGAGTTGGATCGATGGTTACAAGGAGAGAAAACGTCGTCGTTGAAGGAGATGAAATCGATTTGGAGCTACGTCTTGGCTTATGA